The following are encoded together in the Methylorubrum sp. B1-46 genome:
- a CDS encoding SfnB family sulfur acquisition oxidoreductase: protein MTIAVSPTTAEAGSRPQGVPGPARPSTPAHIVRDDAEAIRIAHDLAKDFREGASERDRTNARPLAELDAFSQSGLWSINVPRAYGGPEVSYRTLAQVIAIIAAADPSIAQIAQNHLGIVAAIRTVSDPEQQKRLFAEVLKGTRFGNAFSEKGTKRAAEFETRFTDHGDHVVVRGQKFYASGALLAHLVPIVALDDQGRAWYAIAERDAAGLTVIDDWSAFGQRGTASGTVIIEDVRVEKSHLVPGYRAYEAPRADGAIFQIIQAAVDAGIGRAALDDTIDFVREKARPWIDSGGERASDDPYTIRAIGDLTIRQHAAEALLDRAGLAIDAAVTDPTPDSVAAAQIATAEAKVLTTEVALAASNTLFELSGTRSTLAEHNLDRHWRNARTHTLHDPVRWKYAIVGNHALNGVNPPLHAWS, encoded by the coding sequence ATGACCATCGCCGTCAGCCCCACCACGGCCGAGGCCGGCAGCCGGCCGCAGGGCGTGCCGGGGCCTGCGCGTCCCTCGACCCCGGCCCACATCGTGCGCGACGACGCCGAGGCGATCCGCATCGCTCACGACCTGGCGAAAGATTTTCGCGAGGGTGCGTCCGAGCGCGACCGCACCAATGCCCGTCCGCTGGCCGAACTCGACGCCTTCTCGCAAAGCGGCCTGTGGTCGATCAACGTGCCGCGGGCCTATGGCGGGCCGGAGGTCTCCTACCGGACGCTGGCGCAGGTAATCGCGATCATCGCCGCCGCCGACCCCTCGATCGCCCAGATCGCCCAGAACCATCTCGGCATCGTCGCGGCGATCCGCACCGTGTCCGACCCCGAACAGCAGAAGCGGCTCTTCGCCGAAGTCCTGAAGGGCACCCGCTTCGGCAACGCCTTCTCGGAAAAGGGCACCAAGCGCGCCGCGGAGTTCGAGACCCGCTTCACCGATCACGGCGACCACGTCGTCGTGCGCGGCCAGAAGTTCTACGCGTCCGGCGCGCTCCTCGCCCATCTCGTGCCGATCGTCGCGCTCGATGATCAGGGCCGTGCCTGGTACGCCATCGCTGAGCGCGACGCAGCCGGCCTCACCGTGATCGACGACTGGTCGGCCTTCGGCCAGCGGGGCACGGCGAGCGGCACCGTCATCATCGAGGACGTGCGGGTCGAAAAATCCCACCTCGTGCCAGGCTACCGCGCCTACGAGGCGCCGCGGGCGGACGGTGCGATCTTCCAGATCATCCAGGCCGCGGTCGATGCCGGGATCGGGCGCGCGGCGCTCGACGACACCATCGACTTCGTGCGCGAGAAGGCGCGGCCCTGGATCGACAGCGGGGGAGAGCGGGCCTCGGACGATCCCTACACCATCCGCGCCATCGGCGACCTGACGATCCGCCAGCACGCGGCGGAAGCCCTGCTCGACCGGGCGGGACTCGCCATCGACGCGGCGGTGACGGATCCGACGCCGGACAGCGTGGCCGCGGCTCAGATCGCCACGGCCGAGGCCAAGGTTCTGACCACCGAGGTCGCGCTTGCCGCCTCGAACACCCTGTTCGAACTGTCCGGCACCCGCTCGACGCTGGCCGAGCACAACCTCGACCGTCACTGGCGCAACGCCCGTACCCACACCCTTCACGATCCCGTGCGCTGGAAATACGCGATCGTCGGCAACCACGCGCTCAACGGCGTGAACCCGCCGCTCCACGCCTGGAGCTAG
- the sfnG gene encoding dimethylsulfone monooxygenase SfnG: protein MPVRNASSSEPIRFAYWVPNVSGGLVISRIEQRTSWDADYNRRLAQIAEASGFDYALTQIRFTAGYGAEYQHESVAFSHALAAATTRLTVIAAILPGPWNPTLAAKQIATIARLTEGRIAVNIVSGWFSGEFRAIGEPWLDHDERYRRSEEFIRSLRGIWTQDDFSFRGDFYRYTNYTLKPKPGPNLPEIFQGGSSRAARDMAARVSDWYFTNGNTPDGVRAQVEDLRAKATANGHSVKVGVNAFVIARDTEEEARAVLQEIIANADPEAVKAFGHEAKNAGAASPEGEGNWAKSTFNDLVQYNDGFKTNLIGTPDQIAERILALKEAGADLALLAFLHFQEEVQYFGEQVIPRVRALEAARERRAEAA, encoded by the coding sequence ATGCCCGTCCGGAATGCATCCTCATCCGAGCCGATCCGCTTCGCCTACTGGGTGCCCAACGTCTCGGGCGGCCTCGTCATCAGCCGGATCGAGCAGCGCACGAGCTGGGACGCGGACTACAATCGCCGGCTCGCGCAGATCGCGGAGGCGTCGGGCTTCGACTACGCCCTGACGCAGATCCGCTTCACCGCCGGCTACGGCGCCGAGTACCAGCACGAATCGGTCGCCTTCAGCCACGCGCTCGCCGCCGCCACGACGCGGCTGACGGTGATCGCCGCGATCCTGCCGGGGCCCTGGAACCCGACGCTCGCCGCCAAGCAGATCGCGACCATCGCCAGGCTCACCGAGGGGCGCATCGCCGTCAACATCGTCTCGGGCTGGTTCTCCGGCGAGTTCCGGGCGATCGGCGAGCCCTGGCTCGACCACGACGAGCGCTACCGCCGCTCGGAGGAGTTCATCCGGTCCTTGCGCGGAATCTGGACCCAGGACGATTTCAGCTTCCGCGGCGATTTCTACCGCTACACGAACTACACCCTGAAGCCGAAGCCCGGGCCGAACCTGCCGGAGATCTTCCAGGGCGGCTCCTCGCGCGCGGCCCGCGACATGGCGGCCCGCGTCTCCGATTGGTATTTTACGAATGGCAACACGCCCGACGGGGTGCGGGCACAGGTCGAGGATCTCCGCGCCAAGGCGACTGCGAACGGTCATTCGGTGAAGGTCGGGGTCAACGCCTTCGTGATCGCCCGCGACACGGAGGAGGAAGCCCGCGCCGTGCTGCAGGAGATCATCGCCAACGCCGATCCGGAGGCGGTGAAGGCCTTCGGCCACGAGGCGAAGAATGCCGGCGCGGCCTCGCCCGAGGGTGAGGGCAACTGGGCGAAATCGACCTTCAACGATCTCGTCCAGTACAACGACGGCTTCAAGACCAACCTGATCGGCACGCCGGATCAGATCGCCGAGCGCATCCTCGCGCTCAAGGAGGCCGGCGCCGACCTCGCGCTGCTCGCCTTCCTGCATTTCCAGGAGGAGGTGCAGTATTTCGGCGAGCAGGTGATCCCCCGGGTCCGCGCGCTGGAAGCCGCCCGCGAGCGCCGGGCCGAGGCGGCCTGA